A portion of the Hyalangium minutum genome contains these proteins:
- a CDS encoding M3 family metallopeptidase, with amino-acid sequence MQPSATTPTTQPENPVLAKWVGPYGGVPAFDKVQVAYFKPALEAAMEQTRKEVAAIAGNPAAPTFENTIAAMEDASRTLSDVRTIYGIWSSSMNGPEFQAVEREMAPKLAAFSDEITQNEQLFQRIEAVYTSPDKAKLPPEQQRLAWVRYTNFVRAGAKLDAAAKKRMVEINQRLASLYTSFSQNVLADEEGYAVILESEADLAGLPDSFRAGAAAAAEARGLKGKWAIPNTRSAMEPFLTYSSRRELREKVWRYYVDRGDNRDAHDNNAIISEILKLRAERAKLLGYATHAHWRLENTMAKTPERAMELMEAVWKPAVARVREEVADMQAIANKEGAKFKIAPWDYRYYAEKVRKAKYDLDQNEVKPYLQLEKLREGMFWVAGELFGFVFEPVNNVPVYHPDVRVWEVKDKATGRHIGLWYFDPYARQGKRSGAWMNAYRAQERFKGDVTTIVSNNANFVKGKPGEPVLISWEDASTLFHEFGHALHGLNSQVTYGTLSGTAVARDYVEFPSQLLEHWLPTPEVLNRFALNAETGKPVPPELVARITKASTFNQGFATVEYLASALVDMKLHLAGDKPIDADAFERETLKTLGMPQEIVMRHRTPQFSHVFAGDGYSAGYYSYLWSDTLTADAYEAFTEGKGAYDRDVAERLRKHVFSVGNTIDPAEGYRAFRGKEAGIDALMRKRGFPVPSAPASKKAK; translated from the coding sequence ATGCAACCCAGCGCAACAACTCCGACGACCCAGCCCGAGAACCCGGTACTGGCCAAGTGGGTCGGTCCGTACGGCGGCGTCCCCGCCTTCGACAAGGTCCAGGTCGCGTACTTCAAGCCCGCCCTGGAGGCGGCCATGGAGCAGACCCGGAAGGAGGTCGCCGCGATCGCGGGCAACCCGGCCGCGCCGACGTTCGAGAACACGATCGCCGCGATGGAGGACGCGTCGCGGACGTTGAGCGACGTGCGGACGATCTACGGCATCTGGTCCTCGTCCATGAACGGGCCGGAGTTCCAGGCCGTCGAGCGCGAGATGGCGCCCAAGCTGGCTGCCTTCTCCGATGAGATCACCCAGAACGAGCAGCTCTTCCAGCGCATCGAGGCGGTCTACACTTCGCCCGACAAGGCGAAGCTGCCCCCCGAGCAGCAGCGTCTGGCGTGGGTCCGCTACACCAACTTCGTCCGTGCGGGAGCGAAGCTGGATGCGGCGGCGAAGAAGCGCATGGTGGAGATCAACCAGCGCCTGGCTTCGCTCTACACCTCGTTCAGCCAGAACGTGCTGGCCGATGAGGAGGGGTACGCCGTCATCCTCGAGTCGGAGGCAGATCTGGCCGGTCTTCCTGACTCGTTCCGGGCGGGGGCTGCGGCTGCGGCGGAGGCTCGAGGGCTGAAGGGCAAGTGGGCGATCCCCAACACGCGCTCGGCGATGGAGCCGTTCCTGACGTACTCGTCCCGGCGGGAGCTGCGCGAGAAGGTGTGGCGCTACTACGTCGACCGGGGTGACAACCGGGACGCGCACGACAACAACGCGATCATCTCGGAGATCCTCAAGCTGCGCGCCGAGCGGGCCAAGCTGCTGGGCTACGCGACGCACGCGCACTGGCGGCTCGAGAACACCATGGCCAAGACGCCCGAGCGGGCCATGGAGCTGATGGAAGCGGTCTGGAAGCCGGCGGTGGCCCGGGTCCGCGAGGAGGTCGCCGACATGCAGGCGATCGCCAACAAGGAGGGTGCGAAGTTCAAGATCGCTCCTTGGGACTACCGCTACTACGCCGAGAAGGTGCGCAAGGCGAAGTACGACCTGGACCAGAACGAGGTGAAGCCGTACCTGCAGCTGGAGAAGCTGCGCGAGGGCATGTTCTGGGTGGCGGGAGAGCTGTTCGGTTTCGTGTTCGAGCCGGTGAACAACGTGCCCGTGTACCACCCGGATGTCCGCGTCTGGGAGGTGAAGGACAAGGCCACAGGGCGGCACATTGGGCTCTGGTACTTCGATCCGTACGCGCGGCAGGGGAAGCGGTCCGGGGCGTGGATGAACGCGTACCGGGCGCAGGAGCGGTTCAAGGGGGACGTGACGACGATCGTCTCCAACAACGCGAACTTCGTGAAGGGCAAGCCGGGCGAGCCGGTGCTCATCAGCTGGGAGGACGCGTCGACGCTGTTCCACGAGTTCGGCCACGCGCTGCACGGGCTGAACTCGCAGGTGACGTACGGCACGCTGTCGGGCACGGCGGTGGCGCGGGACTACGTGGAGTTCCCGTCGCAACTTCTGGAGCACTGGCTCCCGACGCCCGAGGTGTTGAACCGGTTCGCGCTGAACGCCGAGACGGGCAAGCCCGTGCCGCCGGAGCTGGTGGCGCGGATCACCAAGGCGTCCACGTTCAACCAGGGCTTCGCCACGGTGGAGTACCTGGCGAGCGCTCTGGTGGACATGAAGCTGCACCTGGCGGGGGACAAGCCGATCGACGCGGATGCGTTCGAGCGGGAGACGCTGAAGACGCTCGGGATGCCGCAGGAGATCGTCATGCGGCACCGCACGCCGCAGTTCAGCCACGTGTTCGCGGGGGATGGGTACTCGGCGGGCTACTACAGCTATCTGTGGTCCGACACACTCACGGCCGATGCGTACGAGGCCTTCACTGAAGGGAAGGGGGCCTACGATCGCGATGTGGCCGAGCGTCTGCGCAAGCACGTCTTCTCGGTGGGTAACACGATCGACCCCGCCGAGGGCTACCGGGCCTTCCGAGGCAAGGAGGCCGGGATCGATGCGCTGATGCGCAAGCGCGGCTTCCCTGTCCCCAGCGCTCCGGCCTCCAAGAAGGCGAAGTAG
- a CDS encoding trypsin-like serine protease, which yields MKDGPGSEPTIQDHMGAVVIHPAFELITGQRGQSQGVVWSNADLAVIFLKEPLGDNMPRLEITEAEVQEGDAITMVGYSYGEDSAPDYGVRYFGSNRVSRLIHLETGSSVFRTDARLLPDGSAASHMQNGDSGGACVKNERRNILIGISTVGSKTPTGGHLSIFTSVYSHRRWLLQMLEKAGKS from the coding sequence ATGAAGGACGGTCCTGGCTCCGAGCCAACGATTCAGGACCACATGGGAGCGGTGGTCATCCACCCGGCTTTCGAGCTCATCACTGGCCAACGTGGCCAGAGCCAGGGAGTGGTGTGGAGCAACGCCGATCTCGCCGTCATTTTCCTGAAGGAGCCCCTCGGCGACAACATGCCACGGCTCGAAATCACCGAGGCCGAGGTTCAAGAAGGGGATGCCATCACCATGGTGGGCTATTCCTACGGAGAAGACTCGGCGCCCGACTATGGCGTCCGCTACTTCGGCTCCAACCGCGTGAGCCGGTTGATCCATCTGGAGACTGGAAGTTCCGTCTTCAGGACGGACGCGAGATTGCTGCCCGATGGCTCGGCGGCCTCTCACATGCAGAACGGCGACAGTGGCGGTGCCTGCGTCAAGAACGAGCGTAGAAACATCCTCATAGGCATCTCAACAGTAGGCTCGAAGACGCCCACCGGGGGGCATCTGTCCATCTTCACCAGCGTCTACTCTCATCGACGCTGGCTGCTCCAGATGCTGGAGAAGGCGGGCAAGAGCTGA
- the guaA gene encoding glutamine-hydrolyzing GMP synthase: MGRPPSTTPGENHVDIHAEKILILDFGSQYTQLIARRVRELGVYCEIHRPDLPEEQIRRFAPRGIILSGGPASVETEGSPRCDPYVFQAGVPVLGICYGLQLLAKLLGGKVDRSAHREYGPAEVEVLAARGPFTEFTQGDRVKVLMSHGDRVEALPPGFEAIGRSGNSPFAAAAHTSKPVYGLQFHPEVVHTPRGKEMLRAFLFGDCKVSGSWTMKGFIQEAEEAIRQKVGEHGRVICGLSGGVDSSVAALLLHRALGPRLQCIFVDNGLLRQGERAQVEALFVDRFHVPLKTVDARARFLEKLAGVTDPEKKRKIIGREFIAVFEEAAREVHDAGFLAQGTLYPDVIESVSYKGPSVTIKSHHNVGGLPEQMKLKLVEPLRELFKDEVRVLGRELGLPEEMVGRQPFPGPGLAIRVLGEVTEARLELVRRADAIVQEEIRQAGLYSQVWQAFAVLLPVQSVGVMGDERTYESTCVLRAVTSVDGMTAEWARLPFEVLERISTRITNEVRGVNRVVYDISSKPPATIEWE, translated from the coding sequence ATGGGCCGCCCTCCGTCAACGACGCCCGGGGAGAACCACGTGGATATCCATGCTGAGAAGATCCTGATCCTCGACTTCGGCAGCCAGTACACCCAGCTCATCGCCCGGCGTGTTCGCGAACTGGGGGTGTACTGCGAGATCCACCGCCCGGACCTCCCCGAGGAGCAGATTCGCCGCTTCGCCCCTCGGGGCATCATCCTGTCGGGTGGGCCGGCCTCGGTGGAGACCGAGGGCTCGCCCCGCTGCGATCCGTACGTCTTCCAGGCGGGCGTGCCGGTGCTCGGCATCTGCTACGGGCTCCAACTTCTAGCCAAGCTGCTGGGAGGCAAGGTGGACCGGTCGGCACACCGCGAGTACGGCCCCGCCGAGGTGGAGGTGCTGGCCGCGCGGGGGCCGTTCACGGAGTTCACCCAAGGCGATCGGGTGAAGGTGCTGATGAGCCACGGCGATCGGGTGGAGGCGCTCCCGCCGGGATTCGAGGCCATCGGGCGCAGCGGGAACTCGCCGTTCGCGGCGGCGGCGCATACCTCGAAGCCGGTGTACGGGCTGCAGTTCCACCCGGAGGTGGTGCACACACCGCGCGGCAAGGAGATGCTCCGGGCGTTCCTGTTCGGCGACTGCAAGGTGAGCGGCTCCTGGACGATGAAGGGCTTCATCCAGGAGGCCGAGGAGGCGATTCGCCAGAAGGTGGGCGAGCACGGGCGGGTCATCTGCGGGCTGTCGGGCGGCGTGGACAGCTCGGTGGCGGCGCTGCTGCTGCACCGGGCGCTCGGGCCTCGGCTGCAGTGCATCTTCGTGGACAACGGGCTGCTGCGGCAGGGCGAGCGCGCCCAGGTCGAGGCGCTCTTCGTGGATCGCTTCCACGTGCCGCTGAAGACGGTGGATGCGCGGGCGCGGTTCCTGGAGAAGCTGGCCGGCGTCACGGATCCGGAGAAGAAGCGGAAGATCATCGGCCGCGAGTTCATCGCGGTGTTCGAGGAGGCCGCGCGCGAGGTGCATGACGCCGGGTTCCTGGCGCAGGGCACGTTGTACCCGGACGTGATCGAGTCCGTGTCGTACAAGGGCCCGTCCGTGACCATCAAGAGCCACCACAACGTGGGCGGGCTGCCGGAGCAGATGAAGCTCAAGCTGGTGGAGCCGCTGCGCGAGCTGTTCAAGGACGAGGTGCGCGTGCTGGGCCGGGAGCTGGGGCTGCCCGAGGAGATGGTGGGGCGCCAGCCGTTCCCGGGGCCGGGTCTGGCCATCCGCGTGCTGGGCGAGGTGACGGAGGCGCGGCTGGAGCTGGTGCGGCGGGCGGATGCGATTGTCCAGGAGGAGATCCGCCAGGCCGGGCTCTACTCGCAGGTGTGGCAGGCGTTCGCGGTGTTGCTGCCGGTGCAGAGCGTGGGCGTGATGGGGGACGAGCGGACGTACGAGTCCACCTGCGTGCTGCGCGCGGTGACGAGCGTGGACGGCATGACGGCGGAGTGGGCGCGGCTGCCGTTCGAGGTGCTGGAGCGCATCTCCACGCGCATCACCAACGAGGTGCGTGGCGTCAACCGGGTCGTCTACGACATCTCCTCGAAGCCGCCGGCCACCATTGAGTGGGAGTAG